In a genomic window of Fusarium verticillioides 7600 chromosome 11, whole genome shotgun sequence:
- a CDS encoding hypothetical protein (At least one base has a quality score < 10), whose product MAEAFGIAGSAFGTVSLGLQLFKEIAQYLDDIHGREEDLKEARNYATNVQLSLNALDIALSKAPTGDPATKDAIDSCKTSCVSAVNNLLAVVKELRGPTVTLPNSNAARAKELCAKLRYPFKKQNIEKLEEILSRTNSALQTILQVFQLNNGHATTSTLDTMHQAVADLSTVSERNKTALDVIHKTPQLHDDRLGNIQKDVKELLVLIRDSEDTKLLLKTMAQQVSDLTSRTSVAASLLQNPAADPVNPSIQTASYQGSGSLIFNAFCSCKTQRVRYSQRHWGPFLLEAEVRSRDHHAPECALSKLPASTRRTKRVLSLLVPTSERLWGRASRVSLSFTTGAGILGLGQTVAWTATVNKWSSPVFRLVDTISCYDSLPREDMHLLLASGFRRLIWCYANSHASVTDVTEDGDTIVGWALQRCGRTYTSNSSTADNMADLLQMLTIIAEPSSCARKTTDKWFRACTRPDEVATSILSKYKEPIGHHDYDWGLSWRRDKDDVGAGYRLFQAFPQVAEILEFGPLSQAVLKQDQNGVQQLLERYPSYITESNYCGQSPVHLAIETQNVVVIRIVLHYADAKALQARNNMGYYPIDYVTNRRWNRTDKGPQADCEGCEVLKMLLRLDTALFPTSLRFALRPSWRNKHSCIHGERIIIKGLAERREKLKELCYQKIYPAEREGLEIHQTRILDQNAVQVQHQLEAQGCPVPTYLRVYEEDPGLLYDHESIYSLISNREVAEYAHQLGFYYSANEFADFICRLASRMSDDIEYETPWSFSSSYLSWMIDQGMSLSSRIPAEILPSREIEVTGAHYFMASFGVSDFSEQISTLDCPLSLSTIEILFSETLVDKCHCWCSPKGCTPLVKLLEGIHWQRLFVESEDPFLTTKRLINALFSGHLAKTIDDKWIYPAIVRYYTFVELDLRHVCCSIVETTSGPLPEEELQEIGEEDLSLLKLFESLLAEFEGGRRYDMNLEEFFDWLWEDWAPRIRDIREKLASQRLTDEQLRDAESVGVVWEAYGPQPMEESSERYDVRKHDLWDAMDRLDKIATDPERPTQKSSQSHT is encoded by the exons ATGGCGGAGGCATTCGGCATAGCTGGCAGCGCGTTCGGCACTGTCTCCTTGGGCTTGCAGCTCTTCAAAGAGATCGCGCAATATCTCGATGACATCCACGGCCGCGAAGAAGATCTAAAGGAGGCACGCAACTACGCGACTAACGTTCAACTCTCGCTCAATGCGCTTGATATTGCGTTATCTAAGGCGCCTACTGGCGATCCTGCAACCAAAGATGCAATCGACTCCTGCAAAACCTCATGTGTCTCCGCAGTAAACAATTTGCTGGCAGTTGTAAAAGAACTCAGAGGCCCAACAGTTACTTTGCCGAACAGCAACGCTGCCAGGGCCAAAGAGCTTTGCGCCAAATTGAGGTACCCTTTCAAAAAGCAGAACATCGAAAAGCTCGAGGAAATTCTTTCGCGTACGAACAGTGCTCTGCAGACTATATTGCAGGTATTTCAGCT TAACAATGGCCATGCAACGACCTCTACTCTCGACACCATGCACCAAGCTGTGGCCGACCTCAGTACAGTATCGGAAAGGAACAAAACAGCTTTGGATGTAATTCACAAGACACCGcaacttcatgatgacaGGCTTGGTAATATCCAAAAAGACGTCAAAGAGCTTTTGGTCCTTATACGAGACTCAGAGGACACAAAGCTGTTGCTGAAAACAATGGCCCAGCAAGTGTCCGATCTCACCTCTCGCACTAGTGTGGCCGCCAGTCTGCTGCAGAACCCAGCAGCTGATCCAGTCAACCCCAGTATACAAACGGCTAGTTACCAGGGTAGCGGTAGCTTGATATTTAATGCTTTTTGTTCCTGCAAAACGCAGCGAGTACGTTATAGTCAACGCCACTGGGGGCCTttccttctcgaagctgAAGTTAGATCGAGAGACCATCACGCGCCCGAATGTGCACTGTCAAAGCTTCCTGCATCAACCCGACGAACGAAGCGAGTCTTGAGCCTGTTGGTCCCCACCAGTGAAAGGTTGTGGGGACGTGCTAGTAGAGTCTCGCTGTCGTTCACAACAGGTGCAGGCATACTGGGACTTGGCCAAACAGTGGCCTGGACTGCGACCGTGAATAAGTGGTCCTCTCCTGTGTTTCGATTAGTGGACACCATCTCTTGCTATGACTCATTGCCGCGCGAGGACATGCACTTGCTGTTGGCTTCAGGCTTTAGACGACTTATCTGGTGCTATGCCAACTCCCATGCTTCTGTGACCGATGTCACTGAAGATGGTGACACAATAGTCGGGTGGGCGCTACAAAGGTGCGGT AGAACCTACACGTCTAATTCCAGCACGGCCGACAACATGGCAGATTTACTTCAGATGCTTACTATCATTGCTGAGCCATCGTCCTGCGCACGCAAGACCACAGA TAAATGGTTTCGGGCGTGTACGAGGCCTGATGAAGTTGCAACCAGTATCCTATCGAAATACAAGGAACCGATAGGCCATCATGATTACGATTGGGGTCTTTCATGGCGGCGGGATAAAGATGATGTGGGTGCTGGATATAGACTCTTCCAAGCTTTCCCGCAGGTTGCCGAAA TTCTGGAGTTTGGCCCCCTGAGTCAGGCTGTTCTCAAACAGGACCAAAATGGAGTCCAACAGTTGTTGGAGAGATATCCATCATACATCACCGAAAGTAATTACTGCGGCCAGTCCCCAGTTCATCTTGCTATCGAAACGCAAAATGTCGTTGTAATACGTATAGTGCTTCACTATGCAGACGCCAAAGCTCTTCAAGCGAGAAACAACATGGGCTATTATCCCATCGACTATGTGACAAACAGAAGATGGAATCGCACTGATAAAGGGCCTCAGGCAGATTGTGAAGGGTGTGAAGTACTCAAAATGCTTCTTCGATTAGATACGGCACTTTTCCCAACCTCGTTACGTTTCGCCCTAAGACCGTCATGGAGGAACAAGCACAGCTGTATACACGGCGAAAGGATTATAATCAAAGGTCTAGcagagagacgagagaagTTGAAAGAACTCTGTTATCAAAAGATTTATCCAGCTGAAAGAGAAGGTCTAGAAATTCATCAGACAAGAATTCTGGATCAAAATGCTGTACAGGTACAACACCAactcgaagctcaaggctgtcCTGTACCAACATACCTTAGAGTGTACGAGGAAGATCCTGGATTACTATACGATCATGAATCGATTTACTCGCTTATTTCTAATCGGGAAGTCGCTGAATATGCCCACCAGCTAGGTTTCTATTACTCGGCCAACGAGTTTGCAGACTTCATTTGCCGCTTAGCTTCTCGTATGAGCGATGATATAGAATACGAAACTCCAtggtccttttcttcttcatatctCTCCTGGATGATTGATCAGGGTATGAGTTTATCATCTAGGATTCCTGCAGAAATACTACCCAGCCGTGAGATAGAAGTGACAGGGGCTCACTATTTTATGGCTAGCTTCGGTGTATCGGACTTCAGTGAACAGATATCGACCCTGGACTGCCCCTTATCACTCTCAACTATTGAAATTTTGTTTTCAGAGACCCTTGTCGACAAATGTCACTGCTGGTGCTCTCCGAAGGGGTGCACCCCTTTggtcaagctcttggagggGATACATTGGCAGAGGCTCTTTGTCGAATCAGAAGATCCTTTTCTAACAACAAAACGTTTGATTAACGCTTTATTCTCAGGCCATCTGGCCAAAACCATTGATGACAAATGGATCTATCCGGCCATTGTACGATACTATACGTTTGTTGAGCTGGATCTGCGTCACGTTTGCTGCTCCATCGTCGAGACGACTTCAGGTCCTTTACCAGAAGAGGAACTCCAGGAAAttggagaggaagatcttTCCCTACTTAAACTGTTTGAAAGTCTCCTTGCAGAGTTCGAAGGCGGCCGTCGCTACGACATGAATTTGGAGGAGTTCTTCGACTGGTTGTGGGAGGACTGGGCTCCAAGAATACGGGATATTAGGGAGAAGCTTGCTTCTCAAAGGCTTACAGATGAGCAACTGCGAGATGCCGAGTCGGTTGGGGTGGTTTGGGAAGCCTACGGGCCCCAACCTATGGAAGAAAGCTCTGAGCGTTATGACGTGAGAAAACACGATTTATGGGATGCTATGGATCGATTGGATAAAATTGCTACAGATCCAGAGAGGCCTACGCAGAAAAGTTCACAATCCCATACTTGA
- a CDS encoding hypothetical protein (At least one base has a quality score < 10), protein MGLWLTVEATLAADLATEALMMSPGLVERIRRSKSSEERESNLEKLLIVVNSETYLPYIVRSEEQHPIYGNATKDVYLSNYRDVQGIKFPHTIQTIYSSSSQRLNVVLEDFVIGKINATAKLGDNFFDLVPHGQKVNISEKHPDVPSGLVTDYSTSLLGSPVKNVSVEALKSARLVDLPQVYWLIIDDGHDLGFKQRIIEFETEVIVCDAPPLWSEAVMEWVEKNIGKKVTYMALLKHTLYVHRDNKVQAWFNWSDQAPHAADWTYVMVTEQCPDKNSSIFVYEADTWEAGLGDDLGNRQQCDADTWMDYFATTADLHHGFIHILILTLAVGIMLINYRAF, encoded by the exons ATGGGACTCTGGCTAACTGTGGAAGCTACATTGGCTGCTGATCTTGCTACTGAGGCTCTCATGATGTCTCCAGGTCTTGTCGAGCGG ATTCGACGGTCCAAAAGCTCCGAAGAACGCGAG AGCAACCTTGAAAAGCTCCTCATCGTTGTCAATTCGGAGACATACCTTCCATATATCGTCCGCTCGGAAGAACAGCATCCAATCTACGGCAATGCTACGAAGGACGTATATCTTTCAAACTACAGAGATGTACAGGGAATCAAATTCCCTCACACCATCCAGACCATATACAGCTCATCTAGCCAGCGGCTCAACGTGGTTCTCGAAGACTTTGTCAttggcaagatcaacgcTACAGCAAAATTGGGCGATAATTTCTtcgatcttgttcctcaCGGCCAGAAAGTAAATATATCGGAAAAGCATCCTGATGTTCCCAGTGGTCTTGTCACAGATTATAGCACGAGTTTGCTCGGGTCGCCGGTCAAGAATGTCAGCGTGGAGGCTTTGAAATCAGCCCGGCTTGTTGATCTGCCGCAAGTGTATTGGCTTATTATcgatgatggccatgatcttGGGTTTAAACAGCGTATTATTGAGTTTGAGACTGAAGTCATTGTGTGCGATGCACCGCCTCTCTGGAGTGAGGCTGTCATGGAGTGGGTTGAGAAGAAtattggcaagaaggtcaccTACATGGCGCTAC TCAAACACACCCTTTACGTTCATCGTGACAACAAGGTCCAAGCATGGTTCAACTGGTCTGATCAAGCGCCTCACGCAGCCGACTGGACTTATGTAATGGTTACAGAGCAATGTCCTGATAAAAACTCCTCCATATTTGTCTATGAGGCTGATACATGGGAGGCTGGCCTGGGTGATGATTTGGGTAATCGGCAGCAGTGTGATGCCGACACATGGATGGATTACTTCGCTACAACAGCTGATCTACACCACGGCTTTATCCATATCCTGATTTTGACATTGGCCGTTGGA ATAATGCTAATCAATTACCGGGCTTTCTGA
- a CDS encoding lactate 2-monooxygenase translates to MSDPRSPHLKKRDTPPWGLYQRENFWKLNDGEVPPFNTHPDKLEELAKKKLTENGWLYASSNAGLSDTHVANRQAFFQHKIVPRQLVDTNERSTRTTIFGHEVSAPFGIAPIGINKIYHPQGELPVAQVAGELGIPYSLSTAGSCPIEDVAEANDAGRKIAQNSEESHRIPEGPRFFQLYMPHDDELTLSLLKRAHESGFSACILTTDTWQLGWRHDDVATSNYAFYRGIGADLGLSDPVFQKRLAEHGIDPKKQPAEAGAFWIDNVWHGRAWSWEKAVWAREKWQEISGGKPFLIKGIQHVDDAEMAADLGFEGIVVSNHAGRQVDGAIGSLDALGQIADRVGDRIVVTFDSGVRGAADIVKALALGARFVFIGRLWIWGLSIMGEHGVRHVMKGLLADLDILMNVMGLNKVEDIDKSFIQSQPISWKSKL, encoded by the exons ATGTCAGATCCCAGGTCACCgcatctcaagaagcgcGATACCCCTCCATGGGGCTTATACCAACGCGAGAACTTTTGGAAACTCAATGACGGAGAGGTTCCACCATTTAACACGC ATCCTGAtaagcttgaagaactcgctaagaagaagctcactgaAAATGGCTGGCTCTACGCATCTTCCAACGCAGGCCTTTCAGATACACATGTCGCGAACCGCCAAGCTTTCTTCCAACACAAGATCGTCCCTCGTCAGCTTGTAGACACCAATGAACGATCTACTAGAACTACCATCTTCGGCCATGAGGTCTCTGCACCGTTTGGAATTGCTCCTATTGGAATCAACAAGATTTATCACCCACAGGGCGAGCTTCCTGTTGCTCAGGTCGCTGGTGAGCTTGGTATTCCTTACAGTCTCTCAACTGCTGGCTCGTGTCCGATTGAAGACGTCGCTGAAGCAAATGATGCTGGTCGAAAGATTGCACAGAACAGTGAAGAAAGTCATCGCATCCCTGAGGGTCCCCGCTTCTTCCAGCTCTACATGCCACATGATGACGAGCTCACCTTATCACTACTGAAGCGAGCTCATGAATCAGGGTTCTCTGCATGTATCTTAACAACAGACACCTGGCAACTTGGATGGCGACATGACGACGTCGCGACGTCCAACTACGCTTTCTACCGAGGCATCGGCGCCGACTTGGGCCTCTCAGATCCCGTCTTCCAGAAACGCTTAGCCGAACATGGCATCGATCCGAAGAAGCAGCCCGCTGAAGCCGGGGCATTCTGGATCGATAATGTCTGGCACGGTCGTGCATGGTCTTGGGAAAAGGCAGTCTGGGCACGAGAGAAATGGCAAGAGATCAGCGGCGGAAAGCCATTTTTGATCAAGGGCATTCAGCACGTCGATGACGCTGAGATGGCAGCTGATCTTGGTTTCGAGGGTATCGTTGTCAGCAATCACGCTGGCCGACAAGTTGATGGGGCCATCGGAAGTCTTGATGCTCTAGGGCAGATCGCTGACAGGGTTGGGGATCGTATCGTTGTGACATTCGATAGCGGTGTTAGAGGAGCAGCTGATATTGTCAAGGCTCTTGCTCTGGGTGCCAGGTTTGTCTTTATAGGTAGACTTTGGATCTGGGGACTTAGTATCATGGGCGAGCATGGAGTTAGGCACGTGATGAAGGGGCTGCTAGCTGATCTGGATATTCTTATGAACGTCATGGGGTtgaacaaggttgaggatattgataAGAGTTTTATACAATCTCAGCCTATAAGCTGGAAGAGCAAGCTATAA